A region from the Sphingomonas flavescens genome encodes:
- a CDS encoding LptA/OstA family protein, giving the protein MRVRFTGIILATAAFAATAAIAQVRQEQPTSALKGHNSNAPVDVTADRIEVQDRADRAMFVGNVHVTQAELMLDTPRLTVAYAGGTGGAGVQIKRLDAAGGVTIKSPSETARGDFGIYDLDRKLITLLGNVELIRDQNRVNGARLTIDLDTGRAVVDGGPPGVNASGGRVTGHFTVPQRQQQ; this is encoded by the coding sequence ATGCGCGTGCGCTTCACTGGCATCATCCTTGCAACAGCGGCTTTTGCGGCGACAGCGGCAATCGCACAGGTGCGTCAGGAACAGCCGACGTCGGCCCTGAAGGGGCATAACAGCAATGCCCCCGTGGATGTCACCGCGGACCGGATCGAGGTGCAAGATCGCGCCGACCGGGCGATGTTCGTCGGCAACGTGCATGTGACGCAGGCCGAGCTTATGCTGGACACGCCTCGGTTGACGGTCGCCTACGCCGGCGGAACGGGCGGCGCGGGCGTCCAGATCAAGCGCCTGGATGCGGCCGGTGGCGTAACGATCAAGAGCCCGTCGGAAACGGCACGCGGCGACTTCGGCATTTACGATCTCGACCGCAAGCTGATCACTCTGCTCGGTAACGTTGAACTCATTCGTGATCAGAACCGCGTTAATGGCGCGCGCCTGACGATCGATCTCGACACGGGCCGCGCGGTCGTCGACGGCGGCCCCCCGGGTGTGAATGCGAGCGGCGGTCGCGTGACCGGCCATTTCACTGTCCCGCAGCGTCAGCAGCAATAA
- the lptB gene encoding LPS export ABC transporter ATP-binding protein, with protein MNEAAIIERPAIDTRRANDGLEVRSIAKSYDKRAVLHDVSLDVHRGEVVGLLGPNGAGKTTCFYSVMGLVKPDSGRIFLDGNDITELPMYRRAILGLGYLPQETSIFRGMSVEGNIMAVLEAAEPDRSVRAARLEQLLSEFGLTGLRESPAMALSGGERRRCEIARALAANPSIMLLDEPFAGIDPISISDIRELVRELKSREIGVLITDHNVRETLDIVDRACIIYDGQVLFAGTPEALVADQEVRRLYLGESFAL; from the coding sequence GTGAACGAGGCAGCGATCATTGAGCGGCCCGCGATCGATACGCGGCGCGCCAACGACGGCCTTGAAGTCCGCTCGATCGCCAAGTCCTACGACAAACGGGCGGTGCTGCACGACGTCAGCCTCGACGTCCACCGCGGCGAGGTGGTCGGCCTGCTCGGACCCAACGGCGCGGGCAAGACGACCTGCTTCTACTCCGTGATGGGTCTGGTGAAGCCCGACAGCGGCCGCATCTTTCTGGACGGCAACGATATCACCGAACTGCCGATGTATCGGCGCGCGATCCTCGGCCTCGGCTACTTGCCGCAGGAGACCTCGATCTTCCGCGGCATGTCGGTCGAGGGCAACATCATGGCGGTGCTAGAGGCTGCCGAGCCTGACCGTTCGGTGAGAGCGGCGAGGCTGGAGCAATTGCTGTCGGAGTTCGGCCTTACCGGCCTCCGCGAGTCGCCGGCCATGGCGCTGTCCGGCGGTGAACGCCGCCGCTGCGAGATCGCCCGGGCGCTCGCTGCGAACCCGTCGATCATGCTTCTCGACGAGCCGTTCGCAGGCATCGACCCGATCTCCATTTCGGACATCCGCGAGCTGGTCCGTGAGCTGAAGAGCCGGGAGATCGGCGTACTGATCACCGATCACAACGTCCGCGAGACGCTCGACATCGTCGACCGCGCCTGCATCATTTATGACGGGCAGGTCCTGTTTGCCGGAACGCCGGAAGCGTTGGTCGCGGACCAGGAAGTCCGCCGCCTATACCTCGGCGAAAGCTTCGCGCTGTAA
- the rpoN gene encoding RNA polymerase factor sigma-54, whose product MGLGPSLSIRQSQQLVLTPQLRQAIQLLQLSNLELDAFLAEELSKNPLLEAQSGDGDAQPAADYSGEERDNDDAPDDPGADNLIAGQADDDRPMDMDWQSEALEIDSFNDVVTSGSAEEAFDFDRVEFAASSLAEHLQMQLHGHSGDVGDLARILAEALEETGYLTVPLGEIAELTDAPLASVEQALVLLQGLEPAGVGARSLAECLALQAKAADRYDPAMARLIDNLDLLSKGRTSDLKRICGVDDEDLADMFRELRAYDPKPGCQFSSAAAEDVTPDVFVKPLKAGFAVELNQSTLPRLLVNRRYYQELKSGPQDKTSRAWLSECLQSANWLVKALDQRARTIVKVVSEIVKRQQGFFERGVAAMKPMTLREVAEAIGMHESTVSRVTSNKYLLCDRGLYELKYFFGSGVASTEGDGAAAEAVKAGIKELIEAETDILSDDAIAGLLKQRGFDVARRTVVKYREAMGIGSSIQRRRQRKIGG is encoded by the coding sequence ATGGGCCTGGGCCCCTCTTTAAGCATAAGGCAATCGCAGCAGCTGGTCCTGACGCCACAGCTGCGTCAGGCAATCCAGCTGTTGCAGCTTAGCAACCTCGAGCTTGATGCATTTCTTGCGGAGGAGCTTTCGAAGAATCCGTTGCTTGAAGCGCAATCGGGCGACGGGGACGCGCAGCCAGCCGCGGATTATTCCGGAGAGGAACGAGACAATGACGACGCGCCGGACGATCCCGGTGCGGACAACCTCATCGCCGGGCAAGCCGACGACGACCGGCCGATGGACATGGACTGGCAGTCGGAGGCGCTGGAAATCGACAGTTTCAATGACGTCGTGACGTCAGGCAGCGCCGAGGAAGCATTTGACTTCGACCGGGTCGAATTCGCGGCATCGTCACTTGCGGAGCATCTGCAGATGCAGTTGCACGGGCACTCGGGGGATGTCGGAGACTTGGCGCGGATCCTCGCCGAGGCGCTGGAAGAGACCGGTTACTTGACCGTGCCGCTGGGCGAGATTGCGGAGCTTACTGATGCGCCATTGGCATCGGTCGAGCAGGCGTTGGTGTTGCTTCAGGGACTCGAACCCGCGGGCGTCGGTGCTCGATCCTTGGCCGAATGCCTGGCGCTGCAGGCAAAGGCCGCTGACCGCTACGATCCGGCAATGGCGCGGCTGATCGACAATCTGGATTTGCTTTCAAAGGGCCGCACCAGCGACCTCAAGCGAATTTGCGGCGTCGACGACGAAGACCTCGCCGACATGTTCCGTGAACTACGCGCTTACGATCCGAAACCAGGATGCCAGTTTTCCAGCGCTGCGGCCGAGGATGTGACGCCCGACGTTTTCGTCAAACCTCTTAAGGCCGGGTTTGCGGTCGAACTGAATCAAAGCACGCTGCCACGGCTGCTGGTCAATCGGCGCTACTACCAGGAACTCAAGTCCGGCCCACAGGACAAGACGTCGCGGGCCTGGCTCAGCGAATGCCTGCAAAGCGCCAACTGGCTGGTGAAGGCGCTCGACCAGCGGGCACGAACCATCGTCAAGGTCGTCAGCGAGATCGTCAAACGGCAGCAGGGCTTCTTCGAACGCGGCGTCGCGGCGATGAAGCCGATGACGCTGCGGGAGGTCGCCGAGGCGATCGGGATGCATGAATCGACGGTCAGCCGGGTGACCTCCAACAAGTATCTGCTGTGCGACAGGGGGCTTTACGAGCTGAAGTATTTCTTCGGGTCCGGGGTGGCTTCGACGGAGGGCGACGGGGCGGCGGCGGAGGCGGTGAAGGCGGGGATCAAGGAGTTGATCGAGGCCGAGACCGACATCCTCAGCGACGACGCCATCGCCGGCTTGCTCAAGCAGCGGGGCTTCGACGTCGCTCGGCGGACGGTGGTGAAGTACCGGGAGGCGATGGGCATCGGATCGTCGATCCAGCGGCGGCGGCAGCGGAAGATCGGCGGCTAG
- a CDS encoding endonuclease/exonuclease/phosphatase family protein: protein MAVVGAPVTSGASITLASYNMRKAVGLDRRRDPKRVLDVLQEIDADIVALQEADKRVGGRGSAVPHELIDRHGTYKPVHLGVRHKRMFDKVRKHSDRLLKLNTRNLGWHGNAILVKQHIGVLDAVALELPTLEPRGAVIAELLIDERPLRVVGMHLDLSGLWRKRQMRAIMEAVAARPQKMPTVLMGDTNEWRTAAGCLNDLCDEFHIAPTGNSFHARHPVAALDRIIVDKNLDIEAAGVHMSPAARKASDHLPIWARVKA from the coding sequence ATGGCCGTTGTTGGCGCTCCCGTGACCTCAGGCGCGTCGATTACCCTGGCCAGCTACAATATGCGCAAAGCCGTCGGTCTCGACCGGCGGCGCGATCCGAAGCGCGTGCTCGACGTACTGCAGGAGATCGACGCCGACATCGTCGCCCTGCAGGAAGCCGACAAACGCGTCGGCGGACGCGGGTCGGCGGTGCCGCATGAGCTGATCGACCGCCACGGCACCTACAAACCGGTTCATCTCGGCGTCCGACACAAAAGGATGTTCGACAAGGTCCGCAAGCACAGCGACCGCCTGCTCAAGCTTAACACCCGCAATCTCGGGTGGCACGGCAATGCGATCCTGGTGAAGCAGCACATCGGCGTGCTCGACGCCGTGGCGCTGGAATTGCCGACGCTCGAACCCCGCGGCGCGGTCATCGCCGAGCTGCTGATCGACGAGCGGCCGCTGCGGGTCGTCGGCATGCACCTCGACCTCAGCGGCCTGTGGCGCAAACGGCAGATGCGGGCGATCATGGAAGCCGTCGCCGCCCGGCCCCAAAAGATGCCGACGGTGCTGATGGGTGACACCAACGAATGGCGCACCGCCGCTGGGTGCCTCAACGACCTGTGCGACGAATTTCACATCGCCCCGACCGGCAACAGCTTCCATGCCCGCCACCCGGTCGCCGCGCTCGACCGGATCATCGTCGACAAGAACCTCGATATCGAAGCCGCCGGCGTCCACATGAGCCCCGCGGCGCGCAAGGCCTCCGACCATCTGCCGATCTGGGCTAGAGTGAAGGCCTAG
- the gyrB gene encoding DNA topoisomerase (ATP-hydrolyzing) subunit B, whose amino-acid sequence MATDPNQNSYGAESIKVLKGLDAVRKRPGMYIGDTDDGSGLHHMVFEVSDNAIDEALAGHCDRILIQLNPDGSVTVEDNGRGIPTGIHPEEGVSAAEVIMTQLHAGGKFENTSDDNAYKVSGGLHGVGVSVVNALSEYLDLTIWRDGEEHYMQFRHGDAVAPLKVVGKAPEGKKGTRVTFLPSPETFKITEFDFERLEHRYRELAFLNSGVRMILADARHEERVEHELYYEGGIAAFVKYLDRAKNPLFPEPIAISAVRDGIGIDVALEWNDSYYENVLPFTNNIPQRDGGTHLAAFRAALTRTLNAYADKSGMLKKEKVSLTGDDMREGLTAIVSVKLPDPKFSSQTKDKLVSSEVRQPLEALMGDKMSEWLEEHPADARAIIQKVIDAAAAREAARKARDASRKTVMGVTGLPGKLHDCRERDPARSELFIVEGDSAGGSAKSGRNSEFQAILPIRGKILNVERARTDRMLSSKEIISLIQAMGTGIGREEFNLEKLRYHKIIIMTDADVDGAHIRTLLLTFFYRQMPELVEAGHLLIAQPPLYKATRGKAVEYLKDEAALDDYLVRGGVQLTSLDGIGSGQPLLALVDHARRLRTLMHYAPRRYDPVIVETLALGGALDPAINAAERTKRLAEVTRRLDQGDPEARWTARMTDEGGFHFERLWRGVTDHHIIEAAFIASAEARKLHTLAAEQAEIYAGARKLVSIKATSGEMAEVSETSEETDGDEAALTIGKGETLVARPSQLLDAILAAGRKGLSIQRYKGLGEMNAEQLWETTLDPLNRSMLRVAIDQADVADEIFTRLMGDVVEPRREFIQDNALNVANLDV is encoded by the coding sequence ATGGCAACCGACCCCAATCAGAATTCCTACGGCGCCGAGAGCATCAAGGTGCTCAAGGGCCTCGACGCCGTCCGCAAGCGGCCCGGCATGTACATCGGCGATACCGACGACGGCTCCGGCCTCCACCACATGGTGTTCGAGGTTTCGGACAATGCGATCGACGAGGCGCTGGCCGGTCACTGCGACCGCATCCTGATCCAGCTCAACCCCGACGGATCGGTCACGGTCGAGGACAATGGCCGCGGTATCCCCACCGGCATCCACCCCGAAGAGGGCGTCTCGGCGGCCGAGGTTATCATGACCCAGCTCCACGCCGGCGGGAAGTTCGAGAACACGTCCGACGACAATGCCTACAAGGTGTCGGGCGGCCTCCACGGCGTCGGCGTCAGCGTCGTCAACGCGCTGTCCGAATATCTGGATCTCACCATCTGGCGTGATGGCGAGGAGCATTACATGCAGTTCCGCCACGGTGACGCGGTTGCGCCGCTCAAGGTCGTCGGGAAGGCGCCCGAGGGGAAGAAGGGCACCCGCGTTACCTTCCTGCCCAGCCCCGAAACCTTCAAGATCACGGAGTTCGACTTCGAACGGCTCGAGCACCGCTACCGGGAGCTCGCCTTCCTCAACTCGGGCGTCCGCATGATCCTTGCCGATGCCCGGCACGAAGAACGGGTCGAGCATGAGCTATACTACGAGGGCGGCATCGCGGCCTTCGTGAAATATCTCGATCGCGCGAAGAACCCGCTCTTCCCGGAGCCGATCGCCATTTCCGCGGTCCGCGACGGCATCGGCATCGACGTCGCCCTCGAATGGAACGATTCCTATTACGAGAACGTCCTGCCGTTCACGAACAACATCCCGCAGCGCGACGGCGGCACCCACCTCGCCGCCTTCCGCGCCGCGCTGACCCGCACCCTCAATGCCTATGCCGACAAGTCCGGCATGCTGAAAAAGGAAAAGGTCAGCCTGACGGGCGACGACATGCGCGAGGGCCTGACGGCCATCGTGTCAGTCAAGCTGCCCGATCCCAAGTTCAGCTCGCAGACCAAGGACAAGCTGGTCAGCTCGGAAGTCCGCCAGCCGCTCGAAGCTTTGATGGGCGACAAGATGAGCGAGTGGCTGGAAGAACATCCCGCCGACGCCCGCGCCATCATCCAGAAGGTCATCGACGCCGCCGCGGCGCGCGAAGCGGCGCGCAAGGCCCGCGACGCCAGCCGCAAGACGGTGATGGGCGTGACCGGCCTGCCCGGCAAGCTGCACGACTGCCGCGAACGCGATCCGGCGCGGTCAGAACTGTTCATCGTCGAGGGCGACAGCGCCGGTGGCTCGGCGAAGTCCGGCCGCAACAGCGAGTTTCAGGCGATCCTGCCGATCCGCGGCAAGATCCTCAACGTCGAGCGCGCGCGGACCGACCGCATGCTGTCGTCGAAGGAAATCATCTCGCTGATCCAGGCGATGGGCACCGGCATCGGCCGCGAGGAATTCAACCTCGAAAAGCTGCGCTATCACAAGATCATCATCATGACCGACGCCGACGTCGACGGCGCCCACATCCGCACCCTGCTGCTGACCTTCTTCTACCGGCAGATGCCGGAGCTCGTGGAGGCGGGGCACCTGCTGATTGCCCAGCCGCCGCTCTACAAGGCGACCCGCGGCAAGGCGGTCGAATATCTCAAGGACGAAGCCGCGCTCGACGATTATCTCGTTCGTGGCGGCGTCCAGCTGACCTCGCTCGACGGCATCGGTTCGGGCCAGCCTTTGCTGGCGCTGGTCGACCATGCCCGCCGCCTGCGCACGCTGATGCATTATGCGCCGCGCCGCTACGATCCGGTGATCGTCGAAACGCTTGCGCTGGGCGGCGCGCTCGATCCGGCGATCAACGCTGCCGAGCGGACGAAGCGTTTGGCCGAAGTTACCCGCCGTCTCGACCAGGGCGATCCCGAAGCGCGCTGGACCGCGCGGATGACCGACGAAGGCGGATTCCACTTCGAACGGCTGTGGCGCGGCGTGACCGACCACCACATCATTGAAGCGGCATTCATCGCCTCGGCCGAAGCCCGCAAGCTCCACACGCTGGCTGCTGAGCAGGCCGAAATCTACGCCGGCGCCCGCAAGCTCGTTTCGATCAAGGCCACTTCCGGCGAAATGGCTGAGGTGTCCGAGACTTCCGAAGAAACGGACGGCGACGAAGCGGCGCTGACCATCGGCAAGGGCGAAACGCTGGTGGCGCGTCCGTCGCAGCTACTCGACGCGATCCTCGCGGCGGGCCGCAAGGGCCTGTCGATCCAGCGCTACAAGGGTCTCGGTGAGATGAACGCGGAACAGCTGTGGGAGACCACGCTCGACCCGCTCAACCGCTCGATGCTCCGCGTCGCGATCGACCAGGCTGACGTCGCCGACGAGATCTTCACGCGTCTCATGGGCGACGTCGTCGAGCCGCGCCGCGAGTTTATTCAGGACAATGCGCTGAACGTCGCCAATCTCGACGTTTAG
- a CDS encoding tetratricopeptide repeat protein, giving the protein MPFDEIECADLRLWRGETDAQGWTQVLNGIAAKLGLSPSAGVTELNGRAGKPSIAIMPFANIAGDAEQEYFVDGMLEEIATSLSRIRTIFVIAGGSSLSLKGKNLEPQEAGKRLGVAYLLEGSVRKAAGRVRIAVKLIDAADGSQLWAERFDDSLEDVFGLQDRVALAVAARIEPSLQQAEIRKMPRRPTQNMSSYDLYLRAWPLHRSYTKLGTLEALELIERAVALDPNYGPALALGAVCHNISRLFEWATRPEADRLRGIEMAHHALAVASDDADVLANAASVIAGLERDIEAAIVLCDRAIDLNPGSPIGWFMSGIIHLRVGHNEIAIEHLERSRHLDPLGPDVPNLVGLLSWARFQQRRFEDAVALGKEFVRQKPHPRGYAFLAASYGHLGRLTEAEEALARYAALASRSIESFAEYMIINPDGLSLFLNGIELARGNPRASERAAP; this is encoded by the coding sequence ATGCCGTTCGATGAAATTGAGTGCGCGGACCTCCGGCTATGGCGTGGCGAAACCGATGCCCAGGGCTGGACTCAGGTTTTGAACGGGATCGCGGCGAAACTGGGACTGAGCCCGTCCGCAGGGGTTACCGAATTGAACGGCCGCGCCGGCAAGCCCTCGATCGCTATCATGCCCTTTGCGAACATCGCGGGCGACGCCGAACAGGAATATTTCGTTGATGGCATGCTGGAGGAGATCGCCACGTCTCTTTCTCGGATTCGGACGATCTTCGTGATTGCGGGCGGATCGAGCTTGTCGCTCAAGGGTAAAAACCTCGAGCCACAGGAAGCCGGTAAGCGGCTGGGAGTCGCATATCTTCTCGAAGGCAGCGTTCGGAAGGCAGCCGGCCGGGTCCGCATTGCGGTCAAACTGATCGACGCCGCCGACGGTTCTCAGCTATGGGCCGAACGGTTCGACGACTCGCTCGAAGATGTTTTCGGTCTTCAGGACAGGGTCGCGCTTGCGGTCGCCGCGCGCATCGAGCCGAGCCTGCAGCAGGCCGAAATCCGCAAGATGCCGCGGAGGCCCACTCAAAACATGAGCAGTTACGACCTTTACCTGCGGGCCTGGCCGCTGCATCGCAGCTACACCAAATTGGGAACCTTGGAGGCGCTGGAGCTGATCGAACGCGCCGTAGCGCTCGACCCGAATTACGGTCCCGCTTTGGCTCTGGGCGCCGTGTGCCACAACATCAGCCGGCTATTCGAGTGGGCCACGCGACCAGAGGCCGACCGCCTCAGGGGGATTGAAATGGCGCATCATGCGCTGGCCGTCGCCAGTGACGACGCCGACGTCCTCGCAAATGCCGCATCGGTCATCGCTGGCCTGGAGCGCGACATCGAGGCGGCAATCGTCCTTTGCGACAGAGCAATTGATCTCAATCCTGGATCGCCCATTGGCTGGTTCATGAGCGGGATCATCCATTTGCGGGTTGGTCACAATGAGATCGCGATCGAACATCTCGAACGTTCGAGGCATTTGGACCCGCTTGGTCCCGACGTGCCCAATCTGGTGGGACTCCTGTCTTGGGCACGTTTTCAACAGAGGCGGTTCGAGGACGCTGTCGCGCTCGGCAAGGAGTTCGTCAGGCAAAAGCCTCATCCGCGCGGGTATGCGTTCCTGGCGGCAAGCTATGGCCATCTCGGCCGCCTCACTGAGGCGGAGGAAGCGCTGGCACGCTACGCAGCACTTGCCTCTCGATCCATCGAGAGTTTCGCCGAATATATGATCATCAATCCTGATGGGCTCAGCCTCTTCCTAAACGGCATTGAGTTGGCTCGAGGCAATCCACGAGCGAGCGAGCGGGCAGCGCCCTAA